Proteins co-encoded in one Spirochaetota bacterium genomic window:
- a CDS encoding sigma-54 dependent transcriptional regulator yields MYKKTTILVVDDETEILVSINNILQEEFDVLVSRDFSLSLKILEEIQPDVALIDLKLGDRDGREIIKSIKERDLKTQIIVISAYTDIENIVDSIKLGAFDFVEKPISPARLKVAIKNALENLELRKLLENKILSEGITTQNPRMKEIIKLVEKSASTSFPVLILGESGTGKERIASLIHNLSKRRYKEFVKLNCSAIPSELFESELFGYEKGSFTGAYQSKKGKFEIANGGTLFLDEIGDLSLEHQAKLLRAIEYGEITKIGSKETIKVDVRIVSATNKDLERMVKEKAFREDLFYRINVITIHLPPLRERKEDIKILAEFFLKETIQKEGLPNKYLTDEAIHLLENYDYPGNVRELKNIIQRLVIVSEKEVITKEDVNKVIATTNLNRDYDKLVSILSSKLPPNTAREEFEKIYLKHHLEKNQNNVSKTALSLGILPNNLLRRLKELGLK; encoded by the coding sequence ATGTATAAAAAAACTACTATCCTAGTTGTAGATGATGAGACTGAAATACTAGTCTCAATAAATAACATCCTCCAAGAAGAGTTTGATGTATTAGTATCAAGAGACTTTTCTCTATCTCTAAAAATACTGGAAGAAATACAACCTGATGTAGCATTAATTGACCTAAAACTAGGAGATAGGGACGGTAGGGAGATCATAAAATCTATCAAAGAGAGGGACTTGAAGACACAGATTATAGTCATATCTGCCTACACTGATATTGAAAATATCGTTGATAGCATCAAACTAGGTGCTTTTGATTTTGTTGAGAAACCTATCTCACCAGCTAGATTGAAGGTTGCTATCAAGAATGCTCTTGAAAATCTAGAATTAAGAAAACTACTAGAAAACAAAATCCTCTCTGAAGGAATAACTACTCAAAACCCTAGGATGAAAGAGATAATCAAACTCGTTGAAAAATCCGCATCCACTAGTTTTCCAGTTCTAATACTCGGCGAATCTGGAACTGGTAAGGAGAGAATAGCATCTCTCATCCATAATTTAAGTAAGAGAAGATATAAAGAGTTTGTTAAACTCAACTGTTCTGCTATACCTTCTGAACTTTTTGAGTCTGAGTTGTTTGGATACGAAAAAGGTTCATTCACTGGAGCATACCAAAGTAAGAAAGGTAAGTTTGAAATAGCAAACGGTGGAACACTATTCCTAGATGAGATCGGCGATTTGTCTCTGGAACATCAGGCAAAACTCCTACGAGCAATAGAATACGGAGAGATAACCAAAATAGGTAGTAAAGAAACAATAAAGGTTGATGTTAGGATAGTATCTGCTACCAACAAAGACCTTGAGAGAATGGTCAAAGAAAAAGCATTCAGAGAAGACTTGTTTTACAGAATAAATGTCATCACAATACATCTACCACCACTCAGAGAAAGAAAAGAAGATATAAAAATACTCGCAGAATTTTTCCTAAAAGAGACGATACAAAAAGAAGGATTACCAAACAAGTATTTAACAGACGAAGCAATCCATTTGCTTGAAAACTATGACTACCCCGGTAATGTAAGAGAACTTAAAAACATCATTCAGAGGCTTGTCATAGTATCAGAAAAGGAAGTTATAACCAAGGAAGATGTCAATAAAGTTATAGCAACAACCAATCTCAATAGAGATTACGATAAACTTGTATCAATCCTATCATCCAAACTACCACCCAACACCGCAAGAGAAGAATTTGAAAAAATCTACCTAAAGCACCACCTTGAGAAAAACCAAAACAACGTCTCAAAAACTGCACTCTCATTAGGTATCCTACCAAACAACCTATTAAGAAGACTCAAAGAACTAGGTTTGAAATAA
- a CDS encoding metallophosphoesterase, which translates to MSLRILHLTDLHIDSINLFSRNYVRNIEILRMNLNLLSPDVVIISGDIVEFGEGILAKSNYEILNDLFYYSDGIFYFDREMKIPLYFVPGNHEYGTLFKFSLKDIPNYRSFIGSEFLNYYVDIKNVRLIFLDTGYDYSYSFHLHNLMIPSSEGVGLFKHQLEFLEDALKNSSNTNIIITHHPFLSPKNGIQEDVFILGREEFQRIITSYDVSLILSGHTHKNRVFDNGSNLITSFPLVAKGVGPYHVQTGSIGKDGYYRMIEVRDQTVIVYDAENCEDYLTYNTQEDEEVSVFDESY; encoded by the coding sequence ATGAGTTTGAGAATACTACATCTTACTGATTTGCATATAGATAGCATCAACTTGTTCTCTAGGAATTATGTTAGAAATATAGAAATTTTGAGGATGAACCTTAATCTGCTGTCTCCTGATGTAGTTATAATTTCTGGTGACATAGTTGAGTTTGGCGAGGGAATTTTAGCAAAGTCAAACTATGAGATATTAAATGATCTATTCTACTACTCCGATGGTATTTTCTACTTTGACAGAGAGATGAAGATACCGCTGTATTTTGTCCCGGGTAATCACGAATACGGAACACTTTTTAAATTCTCTCTTAAGGATATCCCAAATTACAGAAGTTTCATTGGAAGTGAATTTTTGAATTACTATGTTGATATTAAGAATGTAAGGCTCATATTCCTTGACACGGGGTATGACTATAGTTATTCCTTCCATCTACACAACTTGATGATACCTAGTTCCGAAGGTGTTGGTCTATTTAAGCATCAACTAGAATTTCTTGAAGATGCGCTGAAAAACTCTAGCAATACAAACATCATCATTACCCACCATCCTTTTTTAAGCCCGAAAAATGGAATACAAGAGGATGTATTCATACTAGGTAGAGAAGAGTTTCAGAGGATAATAACAAGTTACGATGTATCTTTGATATTGTCAGGTCATACTCACAAAAACAGAGTTTTTGATAATGGATCAAACCTTATAACATCCTTCCCATTGGTTGCAAAAGGAGTAGGTCCTTACCATGTTCAAACGGGTTCAATAGGTAAAGATGGTTATTATAGGATGATTGAGGTTAGAGATCAAACCGTAATAGTTTATGATGCCGAGAACTGTGAGGATTACCTAACTTACAACACACAGGAAGACGAAGAAGTTTCTGTATTTGATGAGTCATACTAG
- a CDS encoding sensor histidine kinase: MRKVIIILVILVSAVYSVLTVWFGFSLWNTMVGKFNMFEISNKIGEIRALVSRGEIEKVEKELMYLDRKISFLLVSQEEIFRNAMNSVIRTSGATFLVFVLSSVLLSLLITRQLRLLVDFLTNFKFPVSLNIAFPKPIFKDIGKISLSFQNLVSRLVEYEKRVAELERFEGWRDVSKVMVHEVGNLLTPVYTEVKNSIQSGKGLNVETIRRIDKILDNINQFLSKIREISSLPKPVPRKENLISILEELRLFFQFEFESGESEVFVMVDRVLLMNAFVNILKNSFEATDGKGIVRVSVSRDGDSAIVRFWDNGGGIPKEILDKIFDFGVSYKKGGRGIGLAITRKIILESYGDITVNSSVSEGTTEVVVRLPVVS; this comes from the coding sequence ATGAGGAAGGTTATAATTATTCTGGTTATTTTGGTGTCAGCAGTTTATTCTGTTCTAACCGTTTGGTTTGGATTTAGCCTATGGAATACTATGGTAGGTAAGTTCAATATGTTTGAGATTTCAAATAAGATTGGAGAGATTAGGGCTCTTGTTAGCAGAGGAGAGATTGAGAAGGTTGAAAAGGAACTAATGTATCTGGATAGAAAGATTAGTTTTTTGTTAGTCTCGCAAGAGGAGATATTTAGGAATGCTATGAACAGTGTGATAAGAACATCAGGTGCTACCTTTCTAGTTTTTGTTCTGTCCTCTGTGCTACTTTCTTTACTGATAACAAGGCAGTTGAGGTTGCTAGTTGATTTTCTTACTAACTTCAAGTTCCCAGTTAGTCTAAATATAGCGTTTCCTAAACCTATATTTAAGGATATAGGTAAGATATCGTTGTCGTTTCAAAACCTAGTGTCTAGGTTAGTTGAGTATGAAAAAAGGGTTGCGGAACTTGAGAGGTTTGAAGGTTGGAGAGATGTAAGTAAAGTTATGGTTCATGAGGTTGGTAATCTTCTTACGCCGGTATATACGGAAGTAAAAAACTCAATTCAAAGCGGTAAAGGTTTAAACGTTGAAACTATTAGAAGGATTGACAAAATATTGGATAATATAAACCAGTTTCTTTCCAAAATAAGAGAGATTTCATCTCTTCCGAAACCAGTTCCTAGAAAAGAAAACTTGATTTCTATTCTTGAAGAGTTGAGGCTATTTTTCCAGTTTGAGTTTGAGAGTGGTGAAAGTGAAGTTTTCGTTATGGTTGATAGGGTTTTGCTTATGAACGCTTTTGTTAATATACTCAAGAATAGTTTTGAGGCTACCGATGGTAAGGGTATTGTTAGAGTTAGTGTATCTAGGGATGGAGATTCTGCTATTGTAAGATTTTGGGACAATGGTGGGGGTATTCCTAAAGAGATTTTGGATAAGATATTTGACTTTGGAGTATCATATAAGAAAGGTGGAAGGGGGATAGGGTTAGCAATTACAAGGAAGATAATACTTGAGAGTTATGGTGATATAACGGTAAACTCTAGCGTTTCTGAAGGTACAACAGAAGTAGTTGTAAGACTACCAGTTGTGTCATAG
- the purN gene encoding phosphoribosylglycinamide formyltransferase, with amino-acid sequence MYCFLIKLKRFFLSILGKKDKIRIGILISGRGSNMEAVIKGCKEGKIRGKVVIVISDKPDAKGIEVARSYGVKAIYVYPGKYKTKFEEEREWEYVRILKRHCVDIVVMAGFIRIIKTPLLSSFKNRIINIHPSLLPKYPGLETHARVLEAGEKIHGCTVHFANEIVDGGKIIMQAKVKVLPNDTPDTLSRRVLEKEHKILVKTLSLIADGKISYETLKKPIVYEINDKIE; translated from the coding sequence ATGTATTGCTTTCTTATTAAACTCAAAAGATTCTTTCTGTCAATTCTAGGCAAAAAAGACAAGATTAGGATAGGTATTCTTATTTCTGGGCGCGGTTCAAACATGGAAGCAGTTATAAAGGGCTGCAAAGAAGGCAAGATTAGAGGGAAAGTAGTAATTGTAATAAGCGACAAACCAGATGCAAAAGGTATTGAAGTTGCTAGAAGTTATGGTGTCAAGGCTATATACGTTTATCCGGGCAAGTATAAAACTAAATTTGAGGAAGAAAGAGAGTGGGAATATGTTAGGATACTCAAAAGACACTGTGTTGACATAGTAGTTATGGCGGGATTTATCAGAATAATAAAAACCCCCCTACTCTCTTCATTCAAAAACAGGATAATAAACATCCATCCATCGCTTTTACCTAAGTATCCCGGACTTGAAACACACGCTAGAGTTCTAGAAGCCGGTGAGAAAATTCACGGCTGCACGGTCCATTTCGCTAATGAGATTGTTGATGGCGGCAAGATAATTATGCAAGCAAAGGTAAAGGTTCTTCCAAACGATACTCCTGACACACTATCAAGGCGAGTCCTTGAGAAAGAACATAAGATACTAGTTAAAACACTATCACTTATTGCAGACGGCAAAATATCCTACGAAACCCTCAAAAAACCAATTGTCTATGAAATAAACGACAAGATTGAGTAA
- a CDS encoding SDR family oxidoreductase yields MDLGIRGKTALVTASSKGIGKAVATALASEGARVIVSSSNLDNIKSTEMELKQKGFDVYSYVCDLSKASDVVKLADEVLRDFGKIDILVFNTGGPKPGYFFELEEEDWYRAFELVLMSAVRLTKKLLPKMIDNGWGRIIYLTSVAVKEPIDELLLSNVFRSGVNALSKSLSRTIRKDNVTFNVIYTGNIQTERAKGLLEYISKKTEKPFEEVKKSMESSIPLGRYGSVEEIANFVTFLCSEKASYVNGTSIQVDGGFLRSI; encoded by the coding sequence ATGGATCTAGGCATAAGAGGAAAGACTGCTTTGGTAACTGCTAGTAGTAAAGGTATAGGTAAGGCAGTAGCTACCGCTTTGGCTAGCGAAGGTGCTAGAGTAATAGTATCTTCAAGCAATCTAGACAACATAAAATCAACCGAAATGGAGCTAAAACAAAAAGGTTTTGATGTCTATTCTTATGTTTGTGATCTATCCAAGGCTAGTGATGTTGTGAAGCTTGCGGATGAGGTTTTGAGAGATTTTGGAAAGATTGATATTCTCGTTTTCAACACAGGAGGACCTAAACCTGGATACTTCTTTGAACTTGAAGAAGAAGATTGGTATAGGGCGTTTGAACTTGTATTAATGTCAGCAGTGAGACTTACAAAGAAACTACTACCGAAAATGATAGACAACGGCTGGGGAAGGATTATCTACTTAACATCAGTAGCAGTAAAAGAGCCAATAGACGAACTACTGCTTTCAAATGTCTTTCGTTCAGGAGTAAATGCTCTCTCAAAATCACTTTCAAGAACGATAAGAAAGGATAATGTAACGTTCAATGTAATCTATACGGGCAACATCCAGACAGAAAGGGCTAAAGGCCTCCTTGAATACATAAGCAAAAAAACAGAAAAACCGTTTGAAGAAGTAAAGAAAAGTATGGAATCATCCATACCTCTCGGAAGATATGGAAGTGTAGAAGAGATAGCAAACTTTGTTACATTCCTCTGCTCTGAAAAAGCAAGTTATGTAAACGGTACTAGTATCCAAGTTGATGGTGGTTTCTTAAGAAGTATCTAA